A part of Paraburkholderia largidicola genomic DNA contains:
- a CDS encoding FadR/GntR family transcriptional regulator → MFDKIPSRALSDTVAQQLLAQIDKGTFARGGKLPTEAVLAQEFGVSRTVIREAISRLKNEGVVEPRQGSGVYVSAHGAIRPLRIDYAEAMEGGSVLQILAVRRAIEAEVAAEAAMRRTDADMVAIDAVLKKIDEAVAEGRDGVAEDVAFHRTIAAVTGNPYFLKTLTFLNQYLEAGTVITRRNEALREDFSRQVRDEHAAIVAAIRAGDPMAARNAAQTHMYNAARRLAEAGIC, encoded by the coding sequence ATGTTCGATAAAATCCCGAGCAGGGCGCTCAGTGACACAGTCGCGCAACAGCTCCTCGCCCAGATCGACAAAGGCACCTTCGCCCGCGGCGGCAAGCTGCCAACTGAGGCCGTGCTGGCACAGGAATTCGGCGTCAGCCGCACAGTCATCCGCGAGGCGATCTCGCGATTAAAGAACGAGGGCGTGGTCGAGCCCCGCCAGGGCAGCGGCGTCTATGTGTCGGCCCACGGCGCGATCCGCCCGCTGCGAATCGACTACGCAGAAGCCATGGAAGGCGGCTCAGTGCTGCAGATCCTCGCCGTGCGCCGCGCAATCGAAGCCGAAGTCGCCGCAGAAGCCGCCATGCGCCGCACCGACGCCGACATGGTGGCCATCGACGCCGTCCTCAAAAAGATCGATGAAGCCGTCGCCGAGGGACGCGACGGTGTCGCCGAAGACGTCGCGTTTCATCGCACGATCGCTGCCGTGACGGGCAATCCGTATTTCCTCAAGACCCTCACGTTCCTCAACCAGTACCTCGAAGCGGGCACCGTCATCACGCGCCGTAACGAAGCGCTGCGTGAAGACTTCTCGCGTCAGGTGCGCGACGAGCACGCGGCAATCGTCGCGGCGATTCGCGCAGGCGATCCGATGGCCGCCCGTAACGCCGCGCAGACACACATGTACAACGCAGCCCGCCGCCTCGCCGAGGCCGGTATCTGCTGA
- the ltnD gene encoding L-threonate dehydrogenase, whose amino-acid sequence MSRNVGVIGLGAMGMGVARSLLRGGFNVHACDVRREVLDQFVADGGKGCASPAELGAQCDVVVTLVVNAAQTETVLFGEQGAIRSMKPGSVVIACATVAPDFAIDLGRRVEAAGLQMLDAPVSGGAARAASGEMTMMTSGPAAAYAACDDVLAAMAGKVYRLGDQHGAGSKVKIINQLLAGVHIAAAAEAMALGLREGVDPDALYDVITHSAGNSWMFENRVPHILNGDYTPLSAVDIFVKDLGLVLDTARRSKFPLPLSAAAHQMFMMASTAGHGGEDDSAVIKIFPGIDVPPKR is encoded by the coding sequence ATGTCCAGAAATGTCGGAGTGATCGGTCTTGGCGCGATGGGAATGGGCGTCGCGCGCTCGCTGCTGCGCGGCGGCTTCAACGTGCATGCTTGCGACGTGCGCCGTGAAGTGCTCGACCAGTTCGTCGCCGATGGCGGCAAGGGTTGCGCCAGTCCCGCCGAACTCGGCGCGCAATGCGACGTCGTCGTCACGCTCGTCGTCAACGCGGCGCAAACCGAAACCGTGCTGTTCGGCGAGCAAGGCGCCATTCGGTCGATGAAGCCCGGCAGCGTCGTGATCGCCTGCGCAACCGTTGCGCCCGACTTCGCCATCGACCTCGGCCGGCGCGTCGAAGCGGCCGGCTTGCAGATGCTCGATGCGCCCGTGTCGGGCGGCGCGGCGCGCGCGGCATCGGGCGAAATGACGATGATGACGTCCGGCCCCGCCGCCGCCTACGCCGCATGCGACGACGTGCTCGCCGCGATGGCGGGCAAGGTCTATCGCCTCGGCGACCAGCATGGCGCGGGCTCGAAGGTGAAGATCATCAACCAGCTGCTCGCGGGCGTGCACATCGCCGCCGCCGCCGAAGCGATGGCGCTCGGCCTGCGCGAAGGCGTGGACCCCGACGCGCTCTACGACGTGATCACGCACAGCGCGGGTAACTCATGGATGTTCGAGAACCGCGTGCCGCACATCCTCAATGGCGACTACACGCCGCTGTCGGCCGTCGATATTTTCGTCAAGGACCTCGGCCTCGTGCTCGATACCGCGCGCCGTTCGAAGTTTCCGCTGCCGTTGTCGGCGGCGGCGCACCAGATGTTCATGATGGCGTCGACGGCAGGGCATGGCGGCGAAGACGATTCCGCCGTGATCAAGATTTTCCCCGGCATCGACGTGCCGCCGAAGCGCTAA